The following coding sequences lie in one Leptospira selangorensis genomic window:
- a CDS encoding ParB/RepB/Spo0J family partition protein, producing the protein MSSKSKRLGSLADVFQAEKLEGTIRKIRLDKIRPSESQPRQERKKGVEELAQSLDKDGLLQPILVTKKPDEEFYTIIAGERRYHAASLLKWPEVECKILDKDAKETFRLAIIENLQRENLSPYEEIEAMTHLKTSFSYTDLELGNLFGKSRSYMTELLGISSLSKEDLKICKDAGIESKNLLVQAASAAKKGTLKDFLEKFNSGELKTVKDAKTFNRAEEGGLFSPGQIGTKIGSEKPAVSPYPYKIVKKGTSVIISTENEDFLSELHKLVKKEISKKFGK; encoded by the coding sequence ATGAGCTCAAAAAGTAAAAGATTAGGCTCTCTTGCAGATGTTTTCCAGGCAGAAAAATTAGAAGGTACGATCCGCAAGATCCGCCTAGATAAGATCCGTCCTTCTGAAAGCCAACCCAGACAAGAGAGAAAAAAAGGTGTAGAAGAACTTGCCCAGAGTTTGGACAAGGACGGACTCCTTCAGCCTATCTTGGTTACGAAAAAACCGGATGAAGAATTTTATACGATTATTGCCGGAGAGAGAAGATACCATGCAGCTAGCCTTCTCAAATGGCCGGAAGTAGAATGTAAAATTTTAGATAAGGACGCGAAGGAAACTTTCCGCCTAGCAATTATAGAAAACTTACAAAGAGAAAATTTATCTCCTTATGAAGAGATAGAAGCGATGACCCATCTTAAAACTTCTTTCTCTTATACTGATTTGGAACTTGGAAACCTGTTCGGGAAAAGTAGAAGTTATATGACCGAACTTTTGGGAATTTCTTCTCTTTCCAAAGAAGACCTGAAGATCTGTAAAGACGCAGGAATAGAGTCCAAAAACCTTTTAGTACAAGCTGCTTCTGCAGCCAAAAAAGGTACCCTAAAAGATTTTCTTGAAAAATTCAATTCAGGTGAATTGAAAACCGTAAAAGACGCAAAAACTTTTAACCGAGCAGAAGAAGGCGGATTATTCTCTCCTGGACAGATCGGAACTAAAATTGGATCCGAAAAACCGGCAGTTTCGCCCTACCCTTATAAGATCGTAAAAAAAGGTACAAGCGTTATCATCTCCACCGAAAACGAAGATTTTCTTTCAGAACTTCATAAGCTCGTTAAGAAAGAAATTTCTAAAAAATTCGGGAAATAA
- a CDS encoding helix-turn-helix domain-containing protein, with amino-acid sequence MGEHFPYIKFLSDIIDSGVWATLSPAAKTLYLVLLKFSDQTFKPVWPSNESLIRLTGLKTKKSINEGKKDLVRAGLLQFVPGTGHKNSTYYFCFNYPGSRIPPQGVIFGNPGGGLGSAPGVSADSLEGGQTGNPNNINITIHNTQNQKPSLEKKELSLDSLRERYGDGILSEAMEIAKAQGLGDNLHYIRGICKNLSGNKRPNFEHASPIQSQGSGHSSGKEASWIGFLEWCKGNLSRSSVEVLEKLQVEPDGKTLLVKDPLPETLRMIITKYFTDKIHPSILVIFSAKAEENRVHV; translated from the coding sequence ATGGGCGAGCATTTTCCATATATAAAATTCCTCTCGGATATCATTGATTCCGGGGTTTGGGCCACTTTATCCCCAGCCGCAAAGACTCTTTATCTCGTCCTGCTTAAATTTAGTGACCAGACCTTTAAGCCAGTCTGGCCTAGCAACGAAAGCTTGATCCGACTCACTGGCTTAAAAACTAAAAAGTCCATTAATGAAGGAAAGAAAGACCTAGTAAGAGCAGGCCTTCTTCAATTTGTTCCTGGGACTGGGCATAAGAATTCCACTTACTATTTTTGTTTCAACTACCCCGGTTCCAGAATTCCACCCCAGGGGGTTATTTTTGGAAACCCCGGAGGGGGATTGGGATCGGCCCCAGGGGTGTCGGCAGATAGCCTGGAGGGGGGTCAAACTGGAAACCCAAACAATATAAATATAACCATCCATAATACCCAGAACCAAAAACCTAGTTTAGAAAAGAAAGAGTTGAGTTTAGATTCTTTAAGAGAACGTTACGGAGACGGTATCTTGTCCGAGGCAATGGAAATTGCGAAGGCACAAGGACTAGGAGATAATTTACATTATATTCGAGGAATTTGCAAAAATCTGTCCGGAAATAAACGGCCGAATTTTGAGCATGCCTCCCCCATCCAGTCACAGGGCTCGGGACATTCTTCAGGAAAAGAAGCTTCTTGGATTGGATTTCTAGAATGGTGTAAGGGGAATCTTTCTAGAAGCAGCGTAGAAGTATTGGAAAAACTTCAGGTAGAACCGGACGGTAAGACTCTTTTGGTAAAAGATCCACTTCCTGAGACACTTAGGATGATCATTACAAAGTACTTCACAGACAAAATCCACCCCTCGATACTGGTTATATTTTCTGCAAAAGCCGAAGAAAACCGGGTACATGTTTAA